In the Armatimonas rosea genome, TCACGGACTTAAGGGCCAGCATGACGCGCGAGAGCTCGCCGCCCGAGGCGATCTTTGCCAGGGGCTTGAGCGGCTCGCCGGGGTTGGGGGAGATCAGGAACTCGACCGCATCCGCGCCGCCGGGGCCGTGCTCGCGTGGCTCGACCGAGACCGCGAAGCGCGTGGCCGCCATCGCCAGGTCCTTGAGCTCGGTCTGGATTCCCTTGGCGAAGGGCTCGGTTGCCTTCTTGCGCGCCTTGGTCAGCGCGGCGGCATACCGCTCCACCTCCGCGAAGGTCGCTTTCTCCAGCGCCTCCAGCTCCGCGAGGCGCTCCTCGGCGTTTTCCAGAGTCGTGAGCTTCTGCCCGATCTCATCTCGGTAGGCTAAAATGGCGGGAATGTCCTCGCCGTACTTGCGCTTGAGGGTTTTGAGGGTATCGAGCCGGTCCTCGATCTGCGAGAGGCGCTCCGGGTTGAACTCGACCGAGTCCCGGTAGGCACGCACCTCGCGCATGGCATCGTCGGCGGCGTAGAGCGCGGTGTTGAGAATCTCTAAAAGAGAGCCCAGGCCATCGTCGAACTTCAGCGCCCGCTCGATCTCACGGACCGCTTGGGAGAGACCATCGAGTGCTCCGCCTTGCAGTGCCGCATAGGCCGCCGCCGATGCCCCGTGCAGGCGCTCGGCGCTCCCGAGGCGTAGCTTCTCGGCCTGTGCCTCTTCTTCCTCGCCGGCAACAAGCGCTGCGGCGTCGATCTCATCGCGCTGGTAGGAGTAGAGATCGAGGTTGCGGGCGCGCTCACGGGCCTCGCGCAGGAGGGCTTCACGCTCCGCACGGGCGGCGGCGTAGGCGTCCCAGGCCCCGCTCACCGCGTCCTTGAGCCTCTGGATCTCGCCGCCGCACCAGGCATCCAGCAGGTCCACATGGCGCTCCACCTGCATTAGGGACTGGTGCTCGTGCTGGCCGTGGATATCCACCAGCGCATCCCCAATCGCCTTGAGGGTCGCGACTGTCACCGGGCGGCCG is a window encoding:
- the recN gene encoding DNA repair protein RecN; its protein translation is MLTELSVENFALVERVRLRFGAGLNLLTGETGAGKSILLDALGMVLGERTSSDSVRHGAEKARVEAVFTVSSSDPRLAPALESTGIETEDGLLILSRELSASGKSSARINGRPVTVATLKAIGDALVDIHGQHEHQSLMQVERHVDLLDAWCGGEIQRLKDAVSGAWDAYAAARAEREALLREARERARNLDLYSYQRDEIDAAALVAGEEEEAQAEKLRLGSAERLHGASAAAYAALQGGALDGLSQAVREIERALKFDDGLGSLLEILNTALYAADDAMREVRAYRDSVEFNPERLSQIEDRLDTLKTLKRKYGEDIPAILAYRDEIGQKLTTLENAEERLAELEALEKATFAEVERYAAALTKARKKATEPFAKGIQTELKDLAMAATRFAVSVEPREHGPGGADAVEFLISPNPGEPLKPLAKIASGGELSRVMLALKSVMSKHVAPPTLVFDEIDTGIGGRTATTLAQKLHTLSQAAQTLCITHLPQIAARGDAHFFIEKRTEKGRTTVSVLPLDGEARVQELARMLGGNGSETVLAHAREMLQPGG